A stretch of the Gossypium hirsutum isolate 1008001.06 chromosome D07, Gossypium_hirsutum_v2.1, whole genome shotgun sequence genome encodes the following:
- the LOC107953932 gene encoding EEF1A lysine methyltransferase 2, with translation MAVFRLAPEESPDPTQQHPPPQQQLQAGREVASDDERSVAADSWSIKSDYGSTLDDEQRHADAAEALSSAANFRAALNYSSDKDEADADAMTTVLGLQNYRNGAYADELTSFRDHSHAGEIWIGAEIMDTVTSWTKNLCIDISQGHMPNHVDEAKLESVAQDEKYLSCWSVLDIGTGNGLLLQELAKQGFTDLTGIDYSEVAIDFARSHADRDGFSSIKFLVDDILETKLERQFQLVMDKGTLDAIGLHPDGPIKRMMYWDSVSKLVAPGGVLVITSCNHTKDELVQEVENFNHRNAGMLRQDPNTIKDRETHRDCPPYQYLNHVQTYPTFMFGGSLGAHVATVAFVRN, from the exons ATGGCGGTATTCAGATTGGCGCCGGAAGAGTCACCGGATCCAACCCAACAACATCCACCGCCGCAACAACAGCTGCAGGCCGGTCGAGAAGTGGCGTCCGACGACGAGCGGTCGGTGGCTGCAGATTCCTGGTCTATAAAGAGCGATTACGGGAGCACACTTGACGATGAGCAGCGCCACGCTGATGCTGCCGAAGCCCTCTCCTCCGCTGCCAATTTCCGTGCTGCCCTTAATTAcag TTCTGACAAGGATGAAGCTGATGCTGATGCTATGACAACAGTGCTTGGTCTTCAGAATTATAGGAACGGTGCATATGCAGATGAGCTGACAAGTTTTCGTGATCATAGTCATGCTGGTGAAATTTG GATTGGAGCTGAAATCATGGATACTGTTACTTCTTGGACCAAAAACTTGTGTATTGATATTTCTCAAGGTCACATGCCAAATCATGTTGACGAGGCCAAGCTCGAGTCTGTTGCACAGGATGAGAAATATTTGTCTTGCTGGAGTGTACTTGACATTGGCACTGGCAATGGTCTACTCCTTCAAGAACTAGCTAAGCAGGG GTTCACGGATTTGACTGGTATTGATTATAGCGAGGTTGCAATTGACTTCGCTCGAAGTCATGCTGACAGAGATGGATTTTCAAGCATCAAGTTTCTG GTTGATGATATTCTTGAGACAAAGTTGGAAAGACAATTTCAACTTGTCATGGATAAGGGGACTCTTGATGCCATTGGCTTGCATCCTGATGGACCTATCAAAAG GATGATGTACTGGGACTCAGTCTCGAAGTTGGTTGCCCCAGGTGGAGTGTTA GTGATTACATCTTGCAACCATACAAAAGATGAATTGGTACAAGAGGTGGAAAATTTCAATCATAGAAACGCTGGAATGCTGCGCCAAGACCCAAATACAATCAAGGACCGAGAAACACACAGAGATTGCCCCCCGTACCAATATCTGAACCATGTTCAAACTTATCCAACATTCATGTTCGGCGGATCTCTGGGAGCACATGTTGCTACTGTCGCATTCGTACGGAACTAA